The Fundidesulfovibrio magnetotacticus genome contains the following window.
CTGATCGCCCCCATCGCCATGGAGACCGGCCTGCGCTTCGCCATCCGCGAAGGCGGCCGTACCGTCGGCGCCGGTGTCGTGACCGAGATCATGGAGTAGAAAGACAATGAACAGCGACCGCATCAGGATCAAGCTCAAGGCCTACGACTACCGTATCCTGGACAAGGCCGTGGCCGAGATCGTCGATACCGCGCGCAACACCGGCGCGGGCATTGCCGGGCCCATCCCGCTGCCCACCAACATCCACAAGACCACCGTGAACCGTTCCGTGCACGTGGACAAGAAGTCCCGCGAGCAGTTCGAGATGCGCGTTCACAAGCGTCTGCTGGACATTCTGGAACCCACCCAGCAGACCGTCGATGCCCTGGGCAAGCTCTCGCTGCCCGCTGGCGTTGACGTCGAAATCAAGCTTTAAGGAAAGGGGAAACGTATCATGGCCAAGAAAACCCTTGGCATCATCGGCCGCAAGCTGGGCATGACCCGCGTCTTCAGCGATGACGGCACGGTGGTCCCGGTAACGGTCATCGCCGCGGGCCCCTGTCCGGTGATGCAGATCAGGACCCAGGAGACGGACGGCTACACCGCCCTTCAGCTGGCCTTTGACGAGCGCGAGGAGAAGGAGCTCAACAAGCCCGAGCGCGGCCATCAGGCCAAGGTCGGAAAGGGCTTCTTCCGTCAGCTTCGCGAAATCCGCCTCGACAACGTGGAAGGCTACGAACTGGGCCAGGAGATCACGGTCTCCATCTTTGCCCAGGGCGACAAGGTGAAAGTCACCGGTACTTCCATCGGCAAAGGCTTCCAGGGTCCCATGAAGCGTTACGGCTTCGGCGGCCTCAAGGCCACCCACGGCACCGAAAAGGCCCACCGCTCCGGTGGCTCCATCGGCCATAACACCGAGCCCGGAAAAGTCATGAAGGGCAAGAAAATGGCCGGACATATGGGCGCGCGCACCGTGACCTCCATCAATCTGGAGATCTACGACGTCAGGCCCGAGAACAACATCATCCTGGTCAAAGGCCAGGTCCCCGGCCACCGCAACGGCCTGGTGATGATCCGCAAGCAGGGGTAGGGCATGGCCACCGTCAAAGTATTCGATCAGACGAACAAGGAAGTCGGGCAGCTGGAACTGGCGCCCGAGGTGTTCGAAGTCGCCGTGCGGCCCGAACTGCTGCATCTGGTGGTCCGCTCCCAGCTGGCCGCCAAGCGCGCAGGCACCCACTCGGTTAAGACGCGCTCCTTCGTTTCCGGCTCGGGCTCCAAGCCCTGGCGGCAGAAGGGCACCGGACGCGCCCGCTCCGGCGCCAAGCGCTCCCCCATCTGGAAGGGCGGCGCCGTTGTGCACGGCCCGCAGCCGCGCAGCTACGAATTCAAGGTGAACAAGAAGATCAAAGCTCTCGCGCTCAAGATGGCGCTCTCCACCAAGGTGGCCGAAGAGAGCCTGATCCTCGTGGACAAGCTCGACCTGCCCGAAGTGAAGACCAAGCTCTTCGCCGGGGTGGCCGGAGCGTTCGGGCTGAAAAAGGCCTTGATCGTTCTGCCCGAGTCGAATAACACTATCGAGCTTTCCGCCCGGAATCTTCCCGGCATCAAGGTCGTTCGGCAGGACATGCTGAACGTTTACGATTTGCTCAAGCACCCTCAGCTGGTGATGGTGCAAGGCGCGGCGCAGGCCGTCCAGGAAAGGTTGAGGTAGAGCCATGAGCTTCGCGAACATTCTCATCAAGCCGCTGATCTCCGAAAAGGCGACCAAGGCCAAGGAAGATTCCAACCAGGTGATCTTCTACGTTGCCCCCGACGCCAACAAGATCGAGATCAAGGCGGCCGTCGAGGAAGCCTTCAAGGTGAAGGTCGACGAGGTCAACGTGGTGCGTCGCCGGCCGCTTAAGCGCCTTCGCGGCGGCCGCAAGGTCAGCCACGTGCCGGGCTACAAGAAGGCCTACGTGACCCTGGCCTCCGGCGAAAAGATCGAATTCTTCGAGGGAGTCTAAGCCATGGCCGTGCGCACGCTCAAACCCACCTCGGCCGGACGCCGCTTCCAGACCGTGTCCGACTTCGCCGAGGTCACCGCTTCCAAGCCGGAGCGGTCCCTCACCGAGGGCCTGAACAAGAAGTCCGGCCGCAACAACCAGGGCCGCATCACCTCGCGTCGCCGCGGTGCGGGCAACAAGACCCGTTACCGCATCATCGACTTCCGCCGCGACAAGGTGGGCATCCCGGCCAAGGTCGCCACCATCGAGTACGATCCCAACCGTTCCGCCCGTATCGCCCTTTTGCACTATGCAGACGGTGAAAAGCGTTACATTCTCGCGCCGGTTGGCATCAATGTCGGTGACACCCTGCTGGCTGGCGAAGGCGCGGACATCAAGCCCGGCAACGCCATGGCCATGCAGAAGATGCCCGTGGGCACCCTGCTGCACAACATCGAGATGACCCCCGGCCGCGGCGGCCAGCTCTGCCGCGCCGCCGGCACCTACGCCCAGCTCATTGCCAAGGAAGGCAAGTACGCGCTGCTGCGCCTGCCCTCCGGCGAAGTGCGCAACGTGCTGGCCGCCTGCATCGCCACCGTGGGCCAGGTGGGCAACGTGACCCATGAGAACGTGTCCATCGGCAAGGCCGGCCGCAACCGCTGGCTGGGCAAGCGTCCCAAGGTGCGCGGCGTGGCCATGAACCCCGTCGACCACCCGCTGGGCGGCGGCGAGGGCAAGAGCTCCGGCGGTCGTCACCCCGTTTCGCCCTGGGGCAAGCCTGCCAAGGGCCAGAAGACCAGAAATCGCAAGAAGGCCTCGTCGCGGCTCATCGTGAAACGCCGCAACGAGAAGTAGGAGCGCGCACATGCCTCGTTCGCTCAAGAAAGGCCCCTTTGTCGACGGTCACCTGACCGGCAAAGTCGAAAAGGCCAACGAAACTCAGGATCGCCGGGTCATCAAGACCTGGTCGCGCCGCTCCACCATCCTTCCCGAGATGGTCGGGCTGACCTTCGCCGTGCACAACGGACGCAAGTTCATCCCGGTGTTCGTTTC
Protein-coding sequences here:
- the rpsJ gene encoding 30S ribosomal protein S10, translating into MNSDRIRIKLKAYDYRILDKAVAEIVDTARNTGAGIAGPIPLPTNIHKTTVNRSVHVDKKSREQFEMRVHKRLLDILEPTQQTVDALGKLSLPAGVDVEIKL
- the rplC gene encoding 50S ribosomal protein L3 is translated as MAKKTLGIIGRKLGMTRVFSDDGTVVPVTVIAAGPCPVMQIRTQETDGYTALQLAFDEREEKELNKPERGHQAKVGKGFFRQLREIRLDNVEGYELGQEITVSIFAQGDKVKVTGTSIGKGFQGPMKRYGFGGLKATHGTEKAHRSGGSIGHNTEPGKVMKGKKMAGHMGARTVTSINLEIYDVRPENNIILVKGQVPGHRNGLVMIRKQG
- the rplD gene encoding 50S ribosomal protein L4; protein product: MATVKVFDQTNKEVGQLELAPEVFEVAVRPELLHLVVRSQLAAKRAGTHSVKTRSFVSGSGSKPWRQKGTGRARSGAKRSPIWKGGAVVHGPQPRSYEFKVNKKIKALALKMALSTKVAEESLILVDKLDLPEVKTKLFAGVAGAFGLKKALIVLPESNNTIELSARNLPGIKVVRQDMLNVYDLLKHPQLVMVQGAAQAVQERLR
- the rplW gene encoding 50S ribosomal protein L23 is translated as MSFANILIKPLISEKATKAKEDSNQVIFYVAPDANKIEIKAAVEEAFKVKVDEVNVVRRRPLKRLRGGRKVSHVPGYKKAYVTLASGEKIEFFEGV
- the rplB gene encoding 50S ribosomal protein L2, producing the protein MAVRTLKPTSAGRRFQTVSDFAEVTASKPERSLTEGLNKKSGRNNQGRITSRRRGAGNKTRYRIIDFRRDKVGIPAKVATIEYDPNRSARIALLHYADGEKRYILAPVGINVGDTLLAGEGADIKPGNAMAMQKMPVGTLLHNIEMTPGRGGQLCRAAGTYAQLIAKEGKYALLRLPSGEVRNVLAACIATVGQVGNVTHENVSIGKAGRNRWLGKRPKVRGVAMNPVDHPLGGGEGKSSGGRHPVSPWGKPAKGQKTRNRKKASSRLIVKRRNEK
- the rpsS gene encoding 30S ribosomal protein S19, encoding MPRSLKKGPFVDGHLTGKVEKANETQDRRVIKTWSRRSTILPEMVGLTFAVHNGRKFIPVFVSENMVGHKLGEFAPTRTFHGHAADKKAAKGKK